CAGGTTCTCCATTCCGTGACTTCACTGGTAAGTGGTAACTTCTATCGTTAATTCTCCTTATGTTGTGGATTTTGTGTATGTTGTGGATTTGATTTGCAGAGCATTATTGTTTGTGAAATATAGTTTACAGAGTATTATACTATTGTTTGTGTATGTTGTGTTGATGAATTTATTTGTTGATAAAATGGTTGCTGCTAGTCTGAAATTGTTGAGTGAAATGGAGTCCGCCTCTGTACCATCTAATGAACATGCTTTTACAACCGGGTGATGAATTTGATGCTAGTGGTAAAGCATTTGGTTCACATGATGGtattgatttcaattttcttcataacAAATGAGGCTTGGGTCTTAAAACTTAGTAGTTGtttgtttgaaactttaaaacttATTTGCAATTTGGATGTAATGTacttatttgttattttccAACCATAAAACTGGTAATTAGCTCCCTTTCCGGTTCTTTCACtgtaccggtttttaaaaccatgcttcCCACTCAAAGAAATATGACTCAATAAGCTCCCCCTTACACACACGGTTGGTCTGATCAATTAAGGAACTAACCATTGCAGTGTTATCACTAGCAATAGAAGGGGAGATGATTTTATTATTGAACTTCCCTGGCAGCCACCTATCACCCCATATATGAACTGAATTTCCACTCCCAATCCGCCAAACAGCCCTTCTTTTAATGCCATGAATTGAACTTCCACCTCATATATCCATGGtagccttcttcttttttttagtaatatagtATGCTATCCTTAATTAGGAAAGCCAGGTTCCTATCAATCagcaaattattattattttttttaaagtttcaaaatgctaaaatagaaaatggtttttttttcctcaactccAGCAAATGAACTATTATGGAAAGTGGGAAGTGTTTGCTAGATATTACACATCTCACTTTCGATTGACTAATAAGATATGAAATTTCCATTCCGTTTGATCACAAAGAAAGTtcaaagatttattttaggtttcACACAAAAACTTGCATGATATtgcaatgaaaatgaaaaaggcATCAGTATGGTTTTTGGAAAGTTCAAAGAGTTAATAGTCATACCAAAATCAATGTAAAAAGCATCAATATGGCACTTAAAAGTTCAAAGAGTTGCTGGTCACACCCAAAGCAAGCCACCTTTAAAGGATCCTCTTGCTTGCATTCACCCTCTTCCTAATTTGTCATTCACTTTCTTGAATTATATTGAGAATCCCTTAACaattttctttctcctcctttCAGATATTTACAATTGTCTGTTCATAAATCTTGATGGCTCTTGTCACTAGCGAAGGggcctcatcttcttctttcaccCACCAACCCAAGAAGTTTGATGTCTTCTTGAGTTTCAGAGGTGAAGATACTCGTCTTGGTTTTACAGGCCATTTGTATAATGCTTTGTGTCAACAAGGTATTAACACCTTTATTGATGATAACCTTCAAAAAGGGGAAGAAATTTCTGCAAGTCTTCTCAAAATCATTGAAAGCTCAAGGATTTCAATAATTGTATTTTCTGAAAACTATGCATCCTCCACATGGTGCTTGGATGAACTTGCTAAAATTGTCGAGTGTAAGAAGAATGACCAATTAGTGCGACCGGTTTTTTACAACGTGAATCCATCAGAAGTTCGCAACCAAAAAGGAAAGTTTGGAAAAACATTAtctaaacatgaaaaaaaattaaaggataacaAGAAGTTGCAAGGTTGGAGGAAAGCTTTATATGAAGTTGCAAATATATCTGGTTGGCATTACAAGCATGAGTATGTTCCTATATTTAATGACTACTTTTATGCTCTTACAAGTTCTAATggttttctcataaaagaaaagttttaatgGTTTCATAATCGCCAATACATTTTATTGTTAAACAACTTCTACTATTTGATGATtgtccttttccttttttaagtttttccaaattatgatattttttggTAATACCTTCTACTAAGGCAGTTAAGTATGGgtcaatagaaaaaataaaataacataatattATACTATCTTACCAAATAATAAGGAGGTTATCTAATATGtggtttagaatttttttagaagaaactCTTAATAATTTTGTTCAAGTATTAAAAGTGGGATTTCAATAAGTTTGTGCCCCTTGTCTAACTGGATTTTCCATGCGATTTCTTGCCAAAAACCTAAAGCTGATTTCCTAGAAAaacaataattagaaaaaatcCTAATAAAGTTATAGCTCCTAGATCTATAAATTACATTAGgcttacttaaaaaaaaaaaaaatctgcagtGGTAAATTGTAATGCTCAAATTGAACATGTTGAATTTAGTTTAGGttcatatttcaattttataatttaactaTTTACATGTCCTGTATGCTTTGTGAATGACAGCTGTgctgaatttgaatttatccaAGAGATTGTTGAAGCgatctcaaattttaaattaaatcgGATGCCATTATTTGTTGCTCAATACCCTATTGGAATAAATTCTTGTGTAGAGGCCATAATATTGAAATTAGAAATTGGGTCAGATGATGTTCGTATGTTAGGTATGTATGGCCTTGGTGGAGTGGGTAAAACAACCATTGCAAAAGCagtttataacaaaatattagATCATTTCGAAGGAAGCatgtttttggaaaatgttagaGACAAGTCAGGGACATTTGATGGCATTATTCAACTACAAGAGATACTTTTTCATGAGACCCTAGGGATAAATGGACAACTGAAGATGGGCAGTGAATCGAAAGGAAC
This genomic stretch from Quercus lobata isolate SW786 chromosome 3, ValleyOak3.0 Primary Assembly, whole genome shotgun sequence harbors:
- the LOC115982641 gene encoding TMV resistance protein N isoform X2, which gives rise to MALVTSEGASSSSFTHQPKKFDVFLSFRGEDTRLGFTGHLYNALCQQGINTFIDDNLQKGEEISASLLKIIESSRISIIVFSENYASSTWCLDELAKIVECKKNDQLVRPVFYNVNPSEVRNQKGKFGKTLSKHEKKLKDNKKLQGWRKALYEVANISGWHYKHEDLIIFEA